The following proteins come from a genomic window of Paenibacillus swuensis:
- a CDS encoding carboxypeptidase M32, which translates to MTETLMSQLHSFRALTRKMKSYGEALGLMYWDLRTGAPRKGVDTRSEVIGELSGDLFKMQTSEELGSYIEALTAPAAYEQLSEIDRKIVDEVKKEYDRNKKVPANLYQEYVVLTSQTETLWEEAKEKSDWTMFYPSLEKIIDYNKQFIQLWGVKETPYDTLLDMYEPGMTVAKLDQVFGELREKLVPLVAAVGESANQPETSFLRQTFDKERQKKFSNFILEQLGYDFQAGRLDESVHPFATGLNPGDVRITTRYLEHDVTSALFGTIHECGHALYEQNISKELIGTPLCDGTSMGIHESQSRFWENMVGRSREFWNRYYGDLQKLYPEYFNEVKVEDFYRATNVAKPSLIRIEADELTYNLHIMIRYEMEKAIFNDGVSAADLPQLWNDKYKEYLGIEPQSMAEGILQDVHWSGGAFGYFPSYALGNMYAAQMMNTLKKEMPDFEKKVEEGNLIPVKDWFVDKVYRHGKALTPAEIIMNVSGEELNPVYLVEYLTEKYSDIYGL; encoded by the coding sequence ATGACCGAAACATTAATGAGTCAATTGCATTCATTCCGAGCTTTAACCCGAAAGATGAAATCTTATGGAGAAGCATTGGGTCTCATGTATTGGGACTTGCGCACAGGAGCTCCCCGCAAAGGCGTGGATACCCGTTCCGAAGTGATCGGCGAATTATCAGGCGACCTCTTTAAGATGCAAACTTCCGAAGAGCTCGGTTCTTACATAGAAGCGTTGACAGCACCTGCCGCATATGAACAGCTGAGTGAAATTGACCGTAAAATTGTGGATGAAGTGAAGAAAGAATATGACCGCAATAAGAAAGTCCCGGCTAACCTGTATCAGGAGTATGTCGTACTGACGTCACAGACAGAGACTTTATGGGAAGAAGCCAAAGAAAAGTCCGATTGGACGATGTTCTATCCCTCTTTGGAGAAAATTATCGATTACAACAAGCAGTTCATTCAGTTATGGGGTGTAAAAGAGACTCCTTACGATACGTTGCTGGACATGTATGAGCCCGGGATGACCGTAGCAAAGCTGGATCAAGTGTTCGGAGAGCTTCGGGAGAAGCTCGTACCTCTTGTCGCCGCAGTAGGTGAGTCCGCAAACCAACCGGAAACTTCATTCCTTCGCCAAACCTTCGATAAAGAACGCCAGAAGAAATTCTCTAATTTTATTCTGGAGCAACTGGGCTATGATTTCCAAGCCGGCCGTCTGGATGAGAGCGTTCATCCTTTCGCCACGGGTCTAAACCCCGGAGACGTGCGAATTACGACGCGATATCTGGAACATGATGTGACCAGCGCGTTGTTTGGGACGATCCATGAATGCGGTCATGCCTTATATGAGCAAAATATTTCAAAAGAGCTCATCGGCACACCATTATGTGACGGTACATCCATGGGTATTCATGAATCCCAATCCCGGTTCTGGGAAAACATGGTGGGACGAAGCCGTGAATTCTGGAACCGGTACTACGGCGATCTGCAGAAGCTGTATCCGGAGTACTTCAATGAAGTAAAGGTTGAAGATTTCTACCGCGCCACTAATGTCGCCAAGCCATCCCTGATCAGAATTGAAGCGGATGAGCTTACCTATAATCTGCATATCATGATTCGTTATGAAATGGAGAAAGCCATTTTCAATGATGGCGTGAGCGCAGCGGATTTGCCGCAGCTTTGGAACGATAAGTACAAAGAATACCTTGGCATTGAGCCGCAAAGCATGGCGGAAGGCATTCTGCAGGATGTGCATTGGTCCGGAGGCGCATTTGGATATTTCCCTTCCTATGCCCTAGGCAATATGTACGCCGCCCAAATGATGAATACGTTGAAGAAAGAGATGCCCGACTTTGAGAAGAAGGTAGAGGAAGGCAATCTGATACCGGTTAAGGACTGGTTTGTGGATAAAGTGTACCGGCACGGCAAAGCTTTAACACCGGCGGAAATTATCATGAACGTAAGCGGTGAAGAGCTGAATCCGGTTTATTTGGTTGAATACCTGACGGAAAAGTATTCGGACATTTACGGTTTATAG
- a CDS encoding iron-sulfur cluster biosynthesis family protein, with protein sequence MQITYTEAAQTEISKVIGEHQAELKLVFDAEGCGCSVSGVPTLWVVNERHPEDLTADSEPRDTLYEKKHEVFFDDLMNIDWNPAKRAFSLTSSGQIFNNMMSLIDKRT encoded by the coding sequence ATGCAGATTACATACACCGAAGCGGCGCAGACCGAAATCAGCAAAGTGATCGGCGAACATCAAGCTGAGCTCAAACTGGTTTTTGATGCGGAAGGTTGCGGATGCTCAGTCAGCGGTGTCCCCACGTTATGGGTGGTGAATGAGCGTCATCCGGAAGATCTGACAGCGGACAGCGAACCCCGCGACACCTTATATGAGAAGAAACATGAAGTGTTCTTCGATGACCTCATGAATATTGACTGGAACCCGGCTAAGCGGGCATTCAGTCTGACGAGCAGCGGTCAGATTTTCAACAACATGATGTCCCTCATCGATAAACGTACTTAA
- a CDS encoding beta-class carbonic anhydrase, giving the protein MSNVDQILTHNQAFVENKEYESYLTDKYPDKKMVILTCMDTRLVELLPKAMNLRNGDAKIIKNAGAIITHPFGNIMRSILVAIHALEAEEVFVVGHYECGMVGINAQKIVEKIKLSGVQPHTMSTLANAGIDVLRWLEGFNSVREGVDTSVDIIRKHPLMPPATLVHGMIIHPRTGKLELVNDGYAYNQSL; this is encoded by the coding sequence ATTTCTAACGTGGATCAAATACTGACGCACAATCAGGCTTTTGTAGAAAACAAGGAATATGAAAGTTATCTTACCGACAAGTATCCGGACAAGAAGATGGTTATTCTCACCTGCATGGATACGCGTCTCGTTGAGTTATTGCCCAAGGCGATGAATCTTCGGAACGGTGATGCGAAGATCATCAAGAACGCCGGCGCGATCATTACGCATCCGTTCGGCAATATTATGCGAAGTATCCTGGTAGCTATCCATGCTTTGGAGGCGGAAGAAGTATTTGTCGTAGGCCATTATGAATGCGGAATGGTCGGCATTAATGCCCAGAAGATTGTCGAGAAAATTAAACTGTCCGGCGTTCAGCCCCATACCATGTCTACCTTAGCCAACGCCGGTATTGATGTTCTACGGTGGTTGGAAGGTTTTAACAGTGTTCGCGAGGGCGTGGATACATCCGTAGATATCATTCGCAAACATCCGCTGATGCCCCCTGCTACACTAGTGCACGGGATGATTATTCATCCGAGAACCGGGAAACTTGAACTGGTGAATGATGGATACGCTTATAACCAATCATTATAG
- a CDS encoding DUF309 domain-containing protein, which yields MSSNPLFVYPEAYIQYLIHFHTDRDFFECHEILEEYWKENPDDGNGDVWVGLIQLAVGLYHQRRGNLGGARKMLASSLHKLTTFALNQWGIDADTFISSLQSRLVHLEEGSTGYEDLNLPIADPGLLERCETQAKKKGWVWQTSSPMNDESIVQKHLVRDRSEVIRSRQAEIEKRAHRRSLS from the coding sequence ATGTCATCCAATCCATTATTTGTTTATCCCGAGGCCTATATACAATATTTAATTCATTTTCATACCGATCGCGATTTCTTTGAATGCCATGAAATTCTTGAAGAATATTGGAAGGAAAATCCGGATGACGGAAACGGCGATGTCTGGGTAGGTTTAATTCAATTGGCTGTCGGTTTATATCATCAACGAAGAGGGAATTTGGGCGGAGCGCGTAAAATGTTGGCGAGTTCGTTACATAAACTGACTACATTTGCCTTGAACCAATGGGGCATAGACGCTGACACCTTCATTTCGTCCTTGCAAAGTCGTTTAGTCCACTTAGAAGAGGGTTCCACTGGGTATGAAGACCTTAATCTACCGATTGCAGACCCGGGGTTGCTTGAAAGATGTGAGACGCAAGCGAAAAAGAAGGGTTGGGTATGGCAGACTTCCAGCCCGATGAACGACGAGTCAATCGTTCAGAAGCACCTTGTTCGGGATCGGAGCGAGGTTATCAGGAGCCGCCAGGCAGAAATTGAAAAGAGAGCGCACCGGCGCTCTCTGAGTTAA
- a CDS encoding YxcD family protein, which yields MRLTMDEIINAVCISIADRKQMKPNDVEVELSYDDELGYTAEVFVQGRSQYLVEANLLEAIEQYVYKEYNRRIFRSDIRLGLDDEIFAYIQ from the coding sequence ATGCGCCTGACTATGGACGAAATCATTAACGCGGTTTGCATTTCCATTGCGGACCGTAAGCAAATGAAGCCTAATGATGTGGAAGTAGAGCTTAGTTATGACGACGAACTTGGCTATACGGCCGAAGTATTCGTTCAAGGCCGCAGTCAGTACTTGGTTGAAGCCAACCTGCTTGAAGCCATCGAACAATATGTATACAAAGAGTATAATCGTCGCATATTCCGAAGTGACATCCGATTAGGATTGGATGATGAAATTTTCGCTTACATTCAATAA